The DNA segment ttgaactgAACCGTCTTCATCAGGTTCTTCTTCGATTTCAACAGGTGCCTCCACTTCAATCTCATCAATTGCACTAATATCGTCCTCAACGTCCTCAATCACATCTTTGGGAGCTTCAACATTAGCAGAAGAGCTATCTTTATAGAGTATAGCAGGTATCAGTGACTTTAAATCCATAAGATCTTCATAAAAACTACGAGTGTCTTCATCTTCCCATAAATCATTCCCATCTCCTTTAGAGccaatcatattaaatatttcaccaTCTACAATCTTTCCTTCTTCATAGTCTTCGTTTAAATCTTTATCGTCGGAAACTTCAAAGATTGGTAGATCCTCATCTAAAATGTCAGCTAAACTCTCTGCGTTTAATAAAAGCTTATTAAAATTTGAGGATGCTTTTTCGGCTTTTTCGATTCTTTCAGTATGAACTTCCCCTTTCGTCATCATAATTCTTTTATTGGTATTTTCCAATGACCTAAGTTCCACCTGATCCTTGATCAAATGCTGACAAACTGAACTGAAATAATCTTTAAGCATCTGcttcacatttttttgtttccccagTGGAAGAAGATTGCTTGTGGGGAgctcatatgtatatttatcagaTAAAATACGAATTTTACGCGGTACAAGATCAGCATAGTCAGATCCACAATGCTtacaaaaggataaaataatagaaatatgtgCATGAGTCTCTTTATCCATGTGGACAAGGGAAGTCAAAATGTTTCCAAGGAGAGGAAGACCTTCCTTCAGAGTAAAAACTCCCGTAGAGATAAGTTCAGCATAGAGTCTTATATCAACTCTAAGCTTATTAGGATTTGGAAAGGAAGTGTCTTTTTTACTGAAAGAGAGAATGCGGGTCCATGCCTCAAGGAAACTCGAACTAAAGTCACTATAGGTTTGATGTAAGAGACTTGAGACTTCCACGACTCCTGGAAGATCATTCATCTTGTATTTGGCTTCCAATAGGGCGGAAGTCACTTCCCCAATGTACTTTGTGAGATTCAACGTCTTGATCTCCTTACAAATACCAGGTCTTTGGCTATCCGTGTAGtttttctaataaaacaaatatattattaatcatttctcTAGATTCCTCCTCTCTCTCGTTTTACCAATTTTCGAATGAACGCCGTGTTCTTCTTAAGCGATGAATCCAATTTCCTGAGATCATTTTCCTCGGGTCTGGATTTACAATCTGTATTTTGAGCCCTTAGTCCCTCCTtccattctttctttttcttccaatCATCGAGATACTCATTCAGGATTGCAATTTCATCCTCTTTAGTTTTTGTTTCATCTTCCTTAGTCTTCGTTTCATCTTCCATGTCCTGATCCATGAGTAAATCGGATCCCAATCTGAAACGAATTATTATATATCCTGACtcttaacaaaataaaaggaGAACGAAACAAACTATGATTTGTAGAGGTGCTTCAAATATTCGAACCGGATTCTAtatgttttcttatttcttcttcattaatACGAAAATAcacacataattaaaaatgctaATAAATAGTTAGAGTATTACATTATAACGATGCATTTCATTCTGAATGTATTCAGTtactaattactaattagttatCAAGTccttttgattactttttatctCTAATTAcggaatgaattatttatttcgtATCACGCAACTTATATATACGTTATActttcaaagtaaatattgtGTGCGTGTTCAAGCAGGGACAAGTAAAGAAAAGGACAATAGCCAACTAATATCTACTCTTTTATGAGCGTGTCCACAAGagccaataataatttaaaccgAACAAGTTGATATCATCTAAGTTTGAACTTCATCATCATTCCATCATTgtgctaaaaaaatttaactttttagttcctcatatatttataattgttaggttaagtaaaaagttcccAGCGTTTTTTTGCAAGAAGTCTTTAGTGAGATATatctaaagttgataatattgtagagaaaaacgcgtgcaaggagaaagacatatcattgtttaaaataccgatatgattatcagctgcctgctttattatgatttttgagagtataaagaaagtatttattagcaaaatgtttaatgaagatatattacgtataattgacttcgacgctTTTTaaccgttacagtagatttgaaaacgtcacactctacgaaattgtaattcattatgaccGATATTcccagaataatagctaatgaaacgacaaagtagagtatttcgaaatatatttgaagttccaagtttaaaaaagaaggctttcattaaatataatcaacatactaaaaaatataccatcatacatttatgttaaatatacaaaattaaacaattggaatcatataagtaacaaataattattaataataaagtaaatgtcaaaatcataaaattagacaataaatacactaataaaaaacatgttacaaataaatccatcttaaagatttagagcaaaagctaattatgtagtaatgtccggcgatattactccttattaagagcatcaaaaaagatattttccccgttatttatgcttatataacaacatactattattatgaaggatatacacaatttctaattataatgctacacccaatgtaactacccccgttgttgtgaccatttaagcagttgtttttgccttttatgagttttctcaACACCAtgtcttggagcctatcaaccatagctaagccttaagtgataaaaaagtaatatttattgactatgtaatattggaaaacctaatgatcatacccaagtctttaagtgaagaaactagtctcagacaaactagttgcgaaccatccaaagctactaccccgttgttgtgaccatttaagcagttgtttttgccatttaatgagttgtgtatcataattcttgatatgtttagctaaagtagaatcatattttatggttagatttaaaaaaaaattgaatacttactgttagatagtagaaaattcagagttccatttctaaattagtaaatattttatactttttactgataacttgatcgtcatttggtgtggatgactcaaaacattttatatgtatttctataaatgacatcagtaccaacatcctcaatttatttaatgatggttcctcggaaagggataggtttacccgtgtatttttccataaattttttgaacgtaggatgattagaaatggataagggtatatacatgcaataagcatctttgttaGATCAGAGTTAatgtctgacttgatgtattcatcgttaacttgatcttatagatgaatatccatactctgtTTATGAGATAAGGATAATAAGTGGCGTGTAactctagacaggggactaaagacacatttatatcgataaatccgacaagccatctgtttttcatccggtaagtattttccaaatccctgagcctccatttccagaaatccagacagaaggatacgttattttaggaattttattcagttctctatcgaatatcaccatctaatattgtattaatattgaaaaataaaggcgggaatgataacgttcttgattgatagaagaagatgtatattatttaatcaatgatgccataagtatttcttctcttctcctcgcacgcttttctattcttaccaaaattatctataaaataataaacaataaacagAGGGAAAGAAGTAGACAGTAGTAAAGCGTTAAAGTACTTTAACGTTTTAGACAgtaggagaaaaataatattagtcgGTTTACTTCAATTCtgtaaaagagaagaagaaaaatttaactttcaaggtggaataacaaaaaatgcGTGAGGCTTCTAGTATTTAGAATTCCATGAATTTATGTATCAAAAgtgtatttgaataaatacacCTCTTATCTTCATGGTCAAGTGagtatcaatttttcaaatacctACTTACCATAGCAGCTATCAATATCAACTTCTGATTGTTATACTTTATTTCAATAGAACCtgattataatataatcaatttcttatAGAATATGTAATGAATTGATTCTTCCACTCATAGGCTCATTTCgtcataacaaaaaatgaacaagtaCTTGTCATCCATCATTTTGGTAACACTGAGCTGCCTCTTATCTTACTTCATGGAGACTCTTGTTCATAATGCAACAGTGATATCTGGCCTAAGTCAAGGCCTTCGCTATATAGCAGGTAGATTAGACAAGTCATCTAAAGCGagtattaattttaagaaagacTCATTATTCAACGTATATGATCCTTACTATTCCGCATCCAGATCCTTAGTGAAAAGACGTGAAGGATATAAAAgtgtttgtaataaatattcgGATCCAATGCGTCCAGAATCGAGATCCAATGAGCCCaaaaaagatgttatttttggattttttgatcATGGTATGATATTATGCACGGGTAAACGtgttggattaaaaaaaatcaaaataatgagcGAGCAGTCAATTGTTTCTCCGTCTATTAATAGCCATGTTaagaattttttcaataaagacTTCCCTCAATCCCTCAAATTTGTTCAATATCATACTGTATTAGTTCGGCATCCTTTGGAGAGAATTATTTCAGTCTATAGGTAGATTCTATTTTCATTAGCAAGAACAATTACTTTAAatgttcaattatatatatagcataTTTTAGAGCAGAGTTTGAAGAGAATATAAATGTCGTCACTAAAGAGAAAACTCCGGCTCGGATGTCCTTCCCTGATTTCATAGAACTAGTCGTTAAAGGTCCAGAGCTTATGATGGAGTATAAGCAACAAATGGCGAAAAAAGGCCAATCTCTTGCAGCCGATATGGGATTAATTGATGGCAAAGGACTCAGTTCTCTTTGGAACTCGTATTGGAATCAATGTGGACTTTGTCATCCTTTATTTGATCCCgagtatataattcatttagaGACTTTTAAAGAAGACTTTAAGGTAAGGAAATGCATATTTGTAATACACCAAACTGACATCAATTACTTTAtttcaggttttgaatatagatGTAATGAATAGTaatcaaaatattgataagATCCTAAATATCAAGGAAGATGAATCGGGAAATCATTCTTCATCTGAGCTTGATATAATTGAATTCTACTattctcaattaaaaaaaaaggacatacaAGCTCTTTATGAAAAGTATCGACCTGATCATGAATTATTTGGCTACAAACCAGACTATTTCTTACGATTTGGAAAGGATTAACTAAAAATTCTGCTTTACCATTTAATAAAGTGgtgtttatcaatttttttactgagATTTagtgtagtttttttaaaaattattttacaaacctcgttttgttttgcttttgaACAAGGCtgtttacttatttatacataattaatagtcaaaaattaatataattacctATATAGACTTATGGATGGTTTATGATCGAAAATGATAGTACatgtaataataaagatattgaCATCACGTGTAAATAAGTTTTAGAGAGTACATTGGacatattattttctcaatctCTATGTGTATGTAACCTCGACTCCCAAAAGAGAATGgaagttttgagaaaaaaagttgtcaactattaaatattatttatttagttatcttaatatatgtaaaagagagattgtgtgtgtgtatagatgtcctttatacgttcccaggaggctgaaattttgcatgggtccctcttttgaacttttttgacaGGCTAAAACGGGGTGTCTACTTTTGTAGAGGCTATATAAGGGGGGCTTACGCTATacccaaaaaccgttttttgtaGCTCAAGGAGAATAGAAAGAGGGGGTTGAGTTATTCatcaataagtgattggcgtttcaaaaacaactattcgaataaatacgttttctaaatttattaaaaatcaaaaaagttatgggctaaaaaaagaaatcgttgaaaattacaatttcgtttattttaggtgcaaaaaaatgaacttccaatggaatatgggattagttaATGGAACAAAGTTTGtcgaaatttgtctggagattcttttgcatataaatttaccaaataaaaattaacggTTAActgaaatgaaaattattcattttctgaataattttttctccattttttcatcaCGTCAATTTTccgttttttaagaaaaaatgccacaagACGATACTTTTTGCATACCAAAATGCCAACGCTGAATTTTAtgggattatttttaatttcgggaatattttattacataacttttacaatatttgcaaaaatgaactagttatcgagtgttattttttcgacagcattattcttcataacttttttgtttttgtaagtacgaaaaaaatattggtagtttcgtgtttcttttacaattttctttgcgaattttgatttgaaatttttttgaagtaaacaaaaaatggacttctca comes from the Lepeophtheirus salmonis chromosome 4, UVic_Lsal_1.4, whole genome shotgun sequence genome and includes:
- the LOC121115727 gene encoding carbohydrate sulfotransferase 10 isoform X1; protein product: MNKYLSSIILVTLSCLLSYFMETLVHNATVISGLSQGLRYIAGRLDKSSKASINFKKDSLFNVYDPYYSASRSLVKRREGYKSVCNKYSDPMRPESRSNEPKKDVIFGFFDHGMILCTGKRVGLKKIKIMSEQSIVSPSINSHVKNFFNKDFPQSLKFVQYHTVLVRHPLERIISVYRAEFEENINVVTKEKTPARMSFPDFIELVVKGPELMMEYKQQMAKKGQSLAADMGLIDGKGLSSLWNSYWNQCGLCHPLFDPEYIIHLETFKEDFKVLNIDVMNSNQNIDKILNIKEDESGNHSSSELDIIEFYYSQLKKKDIQALYEKYRPDHELFGYKPDYFLRFGKD
- the LOC121115727 gene encoding carbohydrate sulfotransferase 10 isoform X2, with the protein product MRPESRSNEPKKDVIFGFFDHGMILCTGKRVGLKKIKIMSEQSIVSPSINSHVKNFFNKDFPQSLKFVQYHTVLVRHPLERIISVYRAEFEENINVVTKEKTPARMSFPDFIELVVKGPELMMEYKQQMAKKGQSLAADMGLIDGKGLSSLWNSYWNQCGLCHPLFDPEYIIHLETFKEDFKVLNIDVMNSNQNIDKILNIKEDESGNHSSSELDIIEFYYSQLKKKDIQALYEKYRPDHELFGYKPDYFLRFGKD